Part of the Candidatus Polarisedimenticolaceae bacterium genome is shown below.
GAGACCCAGCGCGAGGCCGAGAACGGCCGCGGCGGCCCCCGCGGCCGCCGCCAGGACGAACGACTCGCGTGCGCCCGGGGGATCCTCGAGCCGAGCCAGGCCGCGCTCGAGTGCACCCACGGCAAGGGCGGCCGCGATCGCCGCAAGATCGACCAAGAGCCGCGTGAAGAATCCCGCGGGGGGCCGCGCGTCGAATCGCGCGGCAGCCTGCCCGATCTCCACCGCCGCGAGCGCGAGCACCGCGGGGCCGGGATTCAAGGCCTCGAGCGTCGGGCGGAGGCGCTCCATCGCAGTGCCTATAATAAACGGACGAGGTGCCAGGTTGGCCCTGATCGACTCGTTCGGACGCGTGCACGACGACCTGCGGCTGTCGATCACCGACCGCTGCAACCTCCGCTGCACGTACTGCATGCCCGAAGACCCCGTCTGGTTCCAGCGCGCGGCGCTCCTGACCTACGAGGAGATGGCGCGCGTCGTCCGGATCGGCGCCGGCGAAGGTGTGCGAAAGGTCCGTGTGACCGGCGGCGAGCCGCTCGTCCGCCGCGACGTGACGACGCTCCTCGCGGCGCTCGCCGCGATCGAAGGCGTCGGCGATCTGTCGCTCACGACGAACGGCGTCCTGCTGAAGCCGATGGCGCGTGATCTCGCCGGCGCCGGCCTCGGCCGGCTGAACGTGAGCCTCGACACCCTCGACCGCGGACGCTTCGAAGCGATCACGGGGCGCGACCGTCTCCGGGACGTTCTCGCCGGGCTCGAAGCCGCGCGCGACGCCGGCCTCGCGCCGATCAAGATCAACGCCGTGCTCCTCCGCGGCCGGAACGAGGACGACGCGATCCCACTGGCGGCGTTCGGCCGCGACGAGGGGTACGAGGTCCGGTTCATCGAGTGCATGCCGCTCGCGAACGGGCAAGGGTGGGACCCCGGCAGCGTCGTCACCGGATCCTCGCTGCGGGCCGCGATCGGAGCGAAGTGGCCGATCGCGCGCGATCCGAAGGAAGACCCGCACGCGCCCGCCTCGCGCTTCCTCTACGAGGACGGCATGGGCGCCGTCGGCTTCATCGACTCTGTCAGCGCGCCGTTCTGCGGCGATTGCAGCCGCCTGCGCGTCACGAGCGACGGCAAGCTCCGCGTCTGCCTCTACGACGATTGCGAGACCGATCTCCGCGCGCCCCTCCGGGCGGGCGCGGCCGACGCCGCGATCGCAGCCCTCATGCACGAAGCCCTCCGCGCCAAGGGCCGCGGCGG
Proteins encoded:
- the moaA gene encoding GTP 3',8-cyclase MoaA translates to MALIDSFGRVHDDLRLSITDRCNLRCTYCMPEDPVWFQRAALLTYEEMARVVRIGAGEGVRKVRVTGGEPLVRRDVTTLLAALAAIEGVGDLSLTTNGVLLKPMARDLAGAGLGRLNVSLDTLDRGRFEAITGRDRLRDVLAGLEAARDAGLAPIKINAVLLRGRNEDDAIPLAAFGRDEGYEVRFIECMPLANGQGWDPGSVVTGSSLRAAIGAKWPIARDPKEDPHAPASRFLYEDGMGAVGFIDSVSAPFCGDCSRLRVTSDGKLRVCLYDDCETDLRAPLRAGAADAAIAALMHEALRAKGRGGALDILASQRALPLARTMHQIGG